Proteins co-encoded in one Conger conger chromosome 4, fConCon1.1, whole genome shotgun sequence genomic window:
- the c4h8orf82 gene encoding LOW QUALITY PROTEIN: UPF0598 protein C8orf82 homolog (The sequence of the model RefSeq protein was modified relative to this genomic sequence to represent the inferred CDS: deleted 2 bases in 2 codons) → MAGVWLRRNVTYTQGQSPAPRIREYFYYVDHQGQLFLDDTKIKNFVTCFKDEQFLSFFFSRLRANESGRYQEHFPFLSLCGRERNFLRCDDRPLVFTQLLPGPPEGLSFCGAGDRLAVPFRPEALFVHPGSGRLYHPCPERAGAVGLVRSALAFQLSPHFLYPPGHAHAGQPTHFLWAGRGHSLTNELAGH, encoded by the exons ATGGCCGGTGTCTGGCTGAGGCGAAATGTCACCTACACGCAGGGCCAAAGCCCCGCACCACGCATACGGGAGTACTTCTACTACGTCGACCACCAGGGACAG CTTTTTCTCGACGACACCAAAATTAAGAACTTCGTCACCTGTTTCAAAG acgAGCAGTTCCTGTCCTTCTTCTTCAGCCGTCTGCGG GCGAACGAGAGCGGGCGCTACCAGGAGCACTTCCCCTTCCTGTCGCTGTGCGGGCGCGAGAGGAACTTCCTGCGCTGCGACGACCGGCCCCTGGTGTTCACACAGCTGCTGCCGGGGCCCCCGGAGGGCCTGTCCTTCTGCGGGGCCGGCGACCGGCTGGCGGTGCCCTTCCGGCCCGAGGCGCTGTTCGTGCACCCGGGCAGCGGGCGTCTGTACCACCCCTGTCCCGAGCGGGCGGGGGCCGTGGGGCTGGTGCGCTCCGCCCTGGCCTTCCAGCTCAGCCCCCACTTCCTGTACCCGCCCGGCCACGCCCACGCCGGCCAGCCCACGCACTTCCTGTGGGCGGGACGG GGCCACTCGCTGACCAACGAGCTGGCCGGACAC